The following DNA comes from Bradyrhizobium sp. SK17.
TGTGGGATTTTGGCGATCAACCGGACAGCCCGACCGAGACCATCGAACTCGCGGTCGATTCCGTCCGGATCGAACGGCGTGATGACGCGGATGGACGCTCCACCGACGACAATGCCCGGCCGGACGAGACGCTGCGTGCGAAGCCCAGCGCGGTCACGTTGCTCGATGGATTTCCGGTCGCGACCTATCCGGAATGGGATTATGCCGCGCGTGCCGAGCGGGCCGACTGGACCACCATTCTGGAGACCGATGCCGTCGCCTCCGCCAAATCCTTCGATCCGCCGACCGACGCCGAGACCGTTTGCTGGATCACGCGACTGACGCGCGATGCGTCGATCGGACGGCGAATCAGGCACAAGGGCCAGCGCGACGGCGAGGCGCTCGATATCGACGCGGCGATTGCGCTGACGATCGAGCGGCGCGCCGGCAGTATCAGCGAACCCAGGGTCTACCAGCGCGATGCGCCGGGGCCGCGCGATCTCGCCATCCTGCTGCTGCTCGACCTGTCGCAATCGACCGCCGACCGCGACCGCCGTGGCCGCTCGGTTCTCGATGTCGAGCGCAAGGCCGCCGCAATCATGGCGGCGGCAGTCGACGCTGCCAATGACGCGATCGCGGTGCACGGTTTCAGCTCCGACGGCCGCGAGCGCGTCGGCTATCTGCGCATCAAGGGCTTTGACGAGCCGATGGATGCCATCATTCGGTCGCGGCTCGCCAGTCTCGGCAGTAGCCATTCCACCCGGCTCGGTGCAGCGTTGCGGCATGCGGGGGGCTATCTCGCGGGACGCCGTGCGTTCCGCAAGGTGCTGCTCGTCCTCACCGATGGCGAGCCGTCCGACGTCGATGTCCCGGACCCGCAATATCTGGTCGAGGACGCGCGCCGTGCCGCTCAGCAGTTGCGCCGGCGCGGCACCGATCTGTTCGCCTTCGGCATCGGCGAGGGGCGATTTGCCCAGCTCGATCGCATCTTCGGCGCGCGCCACGCGCTTCGCGTGCCGCGCATCGACGTGCTGCCGCAGCGGGTGATGCAGCTCTATGCCGAGCTGAAGAAGTAGAGCGGGCTGCCGTTCCAGTGCGGGTCGGACCCCCGCACAGCGGCTTACGCACCGTTGTCACACTTCGGCGTTAACGTTGCAGATTGGACACAGTGACCCGCCCGGGAAACAATCGACGCGGATGCGATGAGTATTGGATATCTTTCGAGGGGCTTGGCAGGGCGCCCCTCAGACGCTCGTCGACTACGCGTTTTGATCTGTCTTTGCATGCTGGGCGCCGGCGCCGATGTCGCGGCGGGACAACAGGGCGCGGCCGCTGCCGCGCCGCCGATGACGTTCGATATTCCGTCGCAACCCCTGACCTCCGCGTTGGAGAGCTACGGCGCCACCTCGAAGCGCGAGGTGCTCTATGACGCACGGCTCGCGACCGGCCGGCGCTCGGGCGAGGTGCGGGGCGTCTTCGCGCCGTCCGAAGCCTTGCAGATCCTGCTCGATGGCACCGGGCTTGTCGGCCGTCTGACGTCGGAGAATGCGGTGGTGATCGTGCCCTCGTCGCCGGCGGCCGGGCAGCGCGCGACGCCAGAGATCGACGCGCGAAAAGCCGATCCTGCGGTTCGTGACCGCTACTATGCCGTGGTGCAGGAACGCGTCCGCGACGCGTTCTGCAAGGACACGCTGCTGCGACCGGGCCGCTATCGGATCGCCGTCCAGTTCTGGATCGCGCCAACGGGAACCGTTGAGCAGGCCAGGTTGCTGGGCAAGACCGGCGATGCGCGCGTTGATGGCACGATCGAGACGACGCTGCGCGGATTGAACATGAAGGCGGCGCCGCCGCCGGGCATCGCGCAACCCCTGACGATGGTTGTCGCGCCGCGCCCGTCGGACCAGACGCAGGATTGCGCCGGGATCGACGCGATTCGTACCAGCGGCGCGGCGAATTGAGCTGGATGCGATGAGCGACGCAACCCGCATCATGCTGCGCAACTTTCTGGCCGCCCGTTACGATGATCTCAAGCTGCGGCTGAGCCGCCGCCTGGGATCGGCGGAGCTCGCCGGCGATGCGTTGCAGGACACTTATCTCCGTCTCGGGCAGGCCGAAGTGACCGGGTCGGTGCAAAGCCCGGCCGCGTATCTGTTCCGCATGGCGTTCAATGTCGCGATCGACCGGCAGCGCGCCGAGAAACGCCGCCTGGCGCGCAACGAGGTCCAGGATCTGCTTCATATTGTGGACGATGCGCCGGGGCCGGGCCAGATTGCGGAAGCCCGCTTCGAGATCGAGGCGCTGCAGAAGGCGATCGCGGAACTGACGCCGCGCCGCCGGGTCATCCTGCTGGCGGCGCGCCTTCAAGGCATGCCGCAGCGGGAAATTGCCAGCCGGCTTGGGGTCTCGTTGCGCCTGGTTGAGAAGGAGCTTCGCATCGCCCAGGAACAATGCGCGCTGAAGCTCGGAAAATAATTGTGCGGTTCATGGCCATGGCGAACGTCAAATGGACAAGCGGACGACCCGGCGGCGACAGCCGCCGATCGGGCGCGCTGCGAGGCATGTCCGCATGACGGGCAAAGGCGGCAAATCGACGATGGCGCTTGGCGCATTGGAGCAGGAAGCACATGCCTGGGTAAGGCGCTTGACGTCCGGCGACGCGACGGTCGAGGACGCCGACGCATTCCAGCTGTGGCGCCGGCAGAGCGCGGCCCATGCGATCGCCTTCGCCAAGGCCAGCAAGCTTTGGGAAACGGTCGGCAACGCCAGTGATAACCTCCGCTATGATCCTGCATCGGTCGACGCATTGCTCGATGGCGAGGCCCGGCGCGTGATGACCCGCAGGCTGGTGCTTCGCGGCGGACTTGCAACCGCAGCGGTGGCCGCAGGAGCGGTGGCGCTGCATCCGCCGCTCGAACTCTGGCCGTCATGGTCCGAGCTTGCGGCGGACTATCGGACAGGGACGGGAGAGCAGCGCAAGCTTGCGCTGAACGACAGCGTGTCGATCAACCTGGATACGCGAACCAGCATCGCGTTGCGGCCGGACCATGGCGACAGCAGCCGGATCGAGTTGATCACCGGACAGGCATCGATCGCGACCAGTCCGCGACTGGCCAAACCTGTGACCGTGATTGCGTCCAGCGGTCAGACGGTGGCAACGCAAGCCTCGTTCGACGTGCGCTACCTCGGCGCCGAGGTGCGCGTCACCTGCCTGGGAGGCGAGGTTCGCGTCGAGCATCAGGGAAATGCCCGCGTCGTTCGTGAGAAGCAGCAGGTCGCCTATGACGAGCGGCGCCTCGGCGATATCGTCGCGATCGATCCGGCGGTCGAGGCAGCCTGGCAAGAGGGCTTGCTGATCTTCCGTTACACGCCGCTGCCCAAGGTGGTGGAGGAGGTGAACCGGTACCGATCGGGCCGGATCTTCATCGTCAATGCCGAGCTGAATGCCCGTCTGGTCAACGGCCGCTTCCATATCGACCGCACCGACGAGGTTCTCCTGCAGCTCGAGCAAGCCTTTGGCGTGAAGGCCAAAGCACTTCCCGGCGGCATCGTGTTGCTGAGCTGAGGAGGCGCCGCGCGGGGCTTGCGAAAAAAGTTCGGGTCCAGCGTGCGGGTCGCCCTAGTCGGGATCGTCACAGCCGCGAGGGTCTCGGTGCCGGCGCCGACACGAAGACTCGGCTGCATATGGCTCCCGCGCAAGAAAGCGATCCCATGGTTCCCCGCTTCTCCAGCTCTCTCTCCCGCGCCACCATTCGCGCTGCGTTGTTCGGCAGCGTCAGCGTTGCGGCGCTGCTTGCCAACGCGCCGGTGAACGCGCGTCCGTTTGGGTCGGCCTGGACAGCCTCACCATCGGCCGCGGCGATGGCTGCGTCGCAATCGACGGCGCAGGATGCGGCGGCCGCCGCCAAGCAGGGCCAGGATGCGATGACGCGGGCGACGCGCGCCATCCAGGCGATGCAGGGCTTGCAGAATGCAGCGCGCAGCGCGGCGCAGGCCTCGCAGCGTTCGGTGACGCTGCCGCAGGTCGCGGTCCCCAACGGCCTTGCGCCCGGCGGGCTACAGGGGGCGCAGGGATGGCAGGGCGCGAACGCGCCGACGCAGGCGATCGATGCCACAGGCCAGACCCAGGTCGGCATCCGGCAAACCCGGGCGCAGGCGATCCTCAACTGGAATTCGTTCAACGTCGGCGCACGCACCACGCTGACCTTCGACCAGCAGGGCAATGCCAATTGGGTCGCGCTCAACCGCGTGGTCGGCAGCACGGCGCCGAGCCAGATCCTCGGCAATATCAAGGCCGACGGCTCGGTCTATGTGATCAACCAGAACGGCATCATCTTCGGCGGCGCGAGCCAGGTGAATGTCGGCTCGCTGATCGCCTCGAGCGCTGGCATCACCGATACCCAGTTCCTCACCAACGGCATCTACGCGCAGCAGGCCGGCGGCCAATACGTGCCGAGCTTCACCGGCGCGCGCGGTGCCGTCAGGGTCGAGGCCGGTGCGCTGATCTCGACCAACGCGCCGTCGTCGGTGACGCAGGGCGGCGGCTTCGTCCTGCTGATGGGCACCGAGGTCAGCAATGCCGGCTCGATCAGCGCGCCGCGGGGCCAGGTGCAACTTGCCGCCGGTAACGACTTTCTGCTGCGGCCGGGGTACAGCACCGACGCCAACCAGGCCTCGACCACGCGCGGCAACGAAATCTCGCCGATCGTGCGCGATGCGATCGCGGCGGTCGGCAATTCCGGCCTGATCTTCGCCCAGCAGGGCGACATCACGCTGGCGGGCCGCAGCATCGCCCAGGACGGGGTGCTGGTCGCCACCAGCTCGGTCAACACCCGCGGCACGATCCACCTGTTGAACGCAGCTTCCGATGCGGCCGGCAGCATCACGCTCGGCAGCGGCAGCCTGACCACGATCCTGCCCGAGCTCGACAGCAGCGAGACCGCGCTCGACAGCCAGCGCAGCCAGTTGGTCGCCGATTCCACGGCGTTCACCCATACTCCGGTTGCCAACGCCCAGTTCGACAACCTTTCGCGGCTGTCCGACCGGCTCGACCAGGGACGGATCGAGATCGTCAGCGGCGGCACCGTCACCTTCAAGGACAGCTCGATCACGCAGGCGCAAGGTGGCCAGGTGGCGGTCAGCGCCAGCCATCGCGTCTTCGCCGAGAGCGGATCGGTCATCGACGTCTCGGGCGTGCGCGGCGTGCTGCTGCCGATGTCGTCCAACAACCTGCTGATCAACGTGCAAGGCAATGAGCTGCGCGACTCGCCCGGCAACCGTGATGCGGACTACCTGAAGAACGCGGATATCTGGATCGACGCGCGCGACCTGGTGTTGGTGCCGGCAGGCAGCGGTGGCTATGCGACCGACCGCTACTATACGCCGGGCGGCCTGCTCGAGGTCTCCGGCTATCTCGCCAACAGCGCTCACCGGATCGGCGAATGGGTCGCGGTCGGCGGCACCGTCACGCTGGCCGGGCCGGAGGTCGTCGCGCAGAAAGGGGCGGTGTTCGACGTCTCCGGCGGCTCGCTCAGCTATCAGGGCGGTTATGTCCTCACCTCCAATCTGCTGGGCGCGGACGGCCGCCTCTACAGCATCGGGCAGGCACGCGCCGATACGACGTATTACGGTCTTGGCGCCGGATTCATCCGCGAGCACAAGCTCGGCGGCAAGGTTGCGCCGAGTCTGACCGAAGTCTGGGCCAATCCGTTCGGCAAGGGCCGGCTGACGAGCCGCTGGGAGGACGGCTACACCATCGGCCGCGACGCCGGGTCTCTGGTGCTGTCGACGCCGACGGCGGTGTTCGAAGCGGACATCCTCGCGGATGTCGTCACCGGTTCACGCCAGACCACGGAGCGGCCGGACGGCATCGCCGACGGCTACAAGCTGTCTCAGAATGTCGCGCCGCTCCAGGGCAAGCTCGCGCTCGGCGGCTATTCGGGAATCGGCCTCACCGCCGCATCCGACGCGCGGGTCGTGTTCGGCCGAACGGCCGGGATCACCGACACGCTGAATGCCTCGTCGGCGTTGCCCGACGACCGGATCGGGACGGCGCTGTTCAATTCGGACGCACTCAATGCCGCCAAGCTGGGTGGGCTCAACGTTGCGAGCAGCAAGCAGATCGTGGTCGATGCGCCGCTCGAGCTTGCCCCGGGCGCGCAGGTGACCTTAGCGGCGCCGCATCTCGAGCTCGACGCAGACGTCACGGCGCATGGCGGCAGCGTGACGTTGACCAATCTCATGCATGCGCTGCTCGGTCAGGGGCAGAACGAGCAATGGTGGGCGCTGAATGACGCCAACGGCAAGGCGCAGGTCACGATCGGCGAGAAGGTCACCGTTGATCTCAGCGGGTTGTGGAGCAACGGACTGACCGGAGCCGATACTTCCGGTCAGGCGCATCTGGATGGCGGCAACTTCACCGTGTCGACGACCGGCGGCATCACGCTCGCCAGCGGGTCGCTCATCGATGTGTCCTCGGGTGGCGCGATCCTGTCGTCCGGCAAGACGATCGGCGGCAAGGGCGGCAATGTCAGCCTCATCGCCAATGACTATTCGCATCTGGCGTGGACGCAGTTCTTCACCAATCCGCTGATCCTCGATGGCACGATTCGCAGTTATGGTTTTGCCGGCGGCGGCACGTTGACCTTGAACGCGGGCCAGGAGATCGCGATCGGCGAAGCCGTGGCCGATGCGCTGGTGCTCGATCCCGCGATCTTCCAGTCCGGCTTTACTGCCTACAACATCAGCAGCAACACCGGCATCCAGATCGGCGAGGGCACGCGCGTGGACGCTGCGGTGCCGGTCTATCGTTTCACCGAGGGCAGCTTCACCGCGGCCACCGGGAGCCTCGTCGCAGATGCCGCGGAACTCTGGACGCCACCCAGGTTCACGATCGACCCCTTCAAGCACAGCGCCACGCAGCGTGTCGGCGCCGACGTGACGTTCTCGAGCCTGCACGATTTCACGCTGGCGAAGGGCGCGTCCATCAATGTCGATCCGGGCCGCTCGGTTTCGATCTACGCCAATCGCCAAACGGTGATCGACGGCACGATCATGGCACCCGCCGGCAACATCCTGATCACGAGCCTGCAAGACGCCCCCGGCGACAACCGGTACAACATGGGCTATGGCGAATTCAGCCTGACGCGTTCGTTCTGGATCGGCGACGACGCGGTGCTCGATGTCTCGGCGCGTGATGCAGTGTCGCGCGACGCGCGCGGGGTGTCCTACGCGGCGGTGCCGGATGGCGGCACGATCCGGATCGGCGGCACGGGGGCGCTCGATTCAGACGGCTATCCCGTGGTCAGCGATGCCTTCGTTATCGTTCGTCCGGGCGCGCTGATCGATGCGTCGGGGACTGCCGCGCTCGTCGACGTCCTCAACGGCAATCGCTATGTGCCGACCCTCGCCGCGAGCGATGGCGGGGCGATCTCGCTCTATTCCAGTTTCGGGATGGCGCTCGACGGCACCTTGCGCGCCGCTTCCGGCGGCAGTGGCGCTTCCGGCGGCACGCTGAATCTGACGATGTCGAGCCGCGGCTATGCCGTCGGGCAGCCAAACGCGAATGCGCCCTATGCGACGGGCAATCTGCCCGAGGCATTCCAGCGGTCGCGCGATATCACGCTGGTGCAGTACGCGCCGGGCAGCGGCTTGAGCGCCGATCTGTCGCCCGGCGAGGCCGATCCGGCCCTGAAATTCGGGCGGACGGTGATCGGCGTCGACCAGGTCGAGAAGGGCAGCTTCGGTTCGCTTTCGCTCTACACGCGCGATCTTCTCGTCTTCGACGGCAATGTCGATCTCAGCCTGTCGCGCAGCCTTCACCTGTCCAGCGGCGTGATCGCCGCGGCGCCCGACGCACCAAACAGCACGATCCGCCTGTCCGCGCCCTATGTCCGTCTGGATGGCGTTTACGACGCGGCCAAGGCGCAGGCGCAGATCGGGTATTCGCCCGGCATCAACGACCTTCATGTCCGCAATCCGGCCGACGGCGGAAATTTCACCGTCGCGGGCGACCTCGTCGACGTCTACGGCAACGTCCAGTTCGGTGCCACCGGCAAACAAGGCAGTGGATCCGTCGATCTTGGGCGGCCCATCAGCGTTGCGTTCGATGCCCGTGGCTTTCATCAGGTCACGTTGCAAAGCAGCGGCGACATCCGCTTCGGCAATGGCGGGCTCGATGTCGAGAATCTCGCGCTGACCGCGGACCAGATCTATCCCTTGAGCGGCGCCGTCGCGATCATCAAGGTCGGGAATCGTCCGGGCGGGAACAACAGCGTCTATGATTCCGATGCTCGTCTCGTCATCCGCCGCAATGACGACGAGACGCCGGCGGTCCCGGCATCGGTCTTCGGTGATCTCGTCTTTATTGCCGCCAACATCGATCAGGGCGGCGTCGTTCGGGCGCCGCTCGGCCGTGTCTGGTTCAACAACTATCAATCGCTCGCCAACACCCTGGCCCAATCGAACATCACGTTCCGCAGCGGCAGCATCACCTCCGCGAGCGCGGCCGGCCTGATCATGCCATTTGGCGGCACTTCGGACGGCATCACCTATCAAGGCGCGGACGGCACGCTGCACAATCTTGCAAGTGCGTCCTATGACGATCATACAAGCAGCGTAAAGATCGCCAGCGGCGTTTCGATCAATGCCACGTCGTTCATAGGCGAGGTCGGGGCCGTGATCGATCTGACCGGCGGCGGCACGCTCACGGGCGCGGGTTTCGTCTCCGGCCGCGGCGGCTCGGTCGATGTGCTGAAGACGGCGCTGGTCAACGCCAATCCGGTCAACAGCTATAGCGCTGCCGGCAACAAGGTCTATGCGATCGTACCTGGTTCGGCGGACAAATACGCGCCGGTGATCGCAACCAACGGTGCCGGCGATCCGGTGATCGGCCAGCAAATCACGCTTCCCTCCGGTGTGCCGGGAGTACCGGCGGGCACCTATACGCTGCTGCCCTCGAGCTATGCGCTGGTGCCTGGCGGCTACCGGGTCG
Coding sequences within:
- a CDS encoding secretin and TonB N-terminal domain-containing protein; amino-acid sequence: MLGAGADVAAGQQGAAAAAPPMTFDIPSQPLTSALESYGATSKREVLYDARLATGRRSGEVRGVFAPSEALQILLDGTGLVGRLTSENAVVIVPSSPAAGQRATPEIDARKADPAVRDRYYAVVQERVRDAFCKDTLLRPGRYRIAVQFWIAPTGTVEQARLLGKTGDARVDGTIETTLRGLNMKAAPPPGIAQPLTMVVAPRPSDQTQDCAGIDAIRTSGAAN
- a CDS encoding RNA polymerase sigma factor — its product is MSDATRIMLRNFLAARYDDLKLRLSRRLGSAELAGDALQDTYLRLGQAEVTGSVQSPAAYLFRMAFNVAIDRQRAEKRRLARNEVQDLLHIVDDAPGPGQIAEARFEIEALQKAIAELTPRRRVILLAARLQGMPQREIASRLGVSLRLVEKELRIAQEQCALKLGK
- a CDS encoding FecR domain-containing protein translates to MTGKGGKSTMALGALEQEAHAWVRRLTSGDATVEDADAFQLWRRQSAAHAIAFAKASKLWETVGNASDNLRYDPASVDALLDGEARRVMTRRLVLRGGLATAAVAAGAVALHPPLELWPSWSELAADYRTGTGEQRKLALNDSVSINLDTRTSIALRPDHGDSSRIELITGQASIATSPRLAKPVTVIASSGQTVATQASFDVRYLGAEVRVTCLGGEVRVEHQGNARVVREKQQVAYDERRLGDIVAIDPAVEAAWQEGLLIFRYTPLPKVVEEVNRYRSGRIFIVNAELNARLVNGRFHIDRTDEVLLQLEQAFGVKAKALPGGIVLLS